A genome region from Geminicoccus roseus DSM 18922 includes the following:
- the tsaE gene encoding tRNA (adenosine(37)-N6)-threonylcarbamoyltransferase complex ATPase subunit type 1 TsaE, translated as MAATHRLAARLAGVLRPGDLVGLSGDLGAGKSELARAVIRARAGAEIEVPSPTFTLLQIYELRDLLIGHADLYRLGDPDEVRTLGLEDVVERGALLVEWPEHAEHLPGDPLMLTLQETERPNARRLRIDASAGWADRMRTLQP; from the coding sequence CTGGCCGCGACCCACCGGCTCGCGGCCAGGCTGGCAGGCGTCCTGCGGCCAGGCGACCTGGTCGGCCTTTCCGGCGACCTCGGCGCCGGGAAGTCGGAGCTGGCCCGTGCCGTGATCCGGGCGCGCGCCGGGGCCGAGATCGAGGTTCCCTCGCCCACCTTCACCCTCCTGCAGATCTACGAACTGCGGGATCTCCTGATCGGCCACGCCGACCTCTACCGCCTGGGCGATCCGGACGAGGTCCGGACCCTCGGGCTGGAGGACGTGGTTGAGCGGGGCGCCCTGCTGGTCGAATGGCCGGAACATGCCGAGCACCTGCCGGGCGACCCGTTGATGCTGACCCTGCAGGAGACGGAGCGGCCGAATGCGCGGCGGCTCCGGATCGACGCCTCGGCCGGCTGGGCCGACCGGATGCGGACGCTCCAGCCTTGA
- a CDS encoding glutamine synthetase family protein, whose protein sequence is MHPLVQTFFDEHPLVEHADLLLPDLVGIPRGKRIPKADLLSALEGGSIFTSSLYSLDTTGSNVDRSGLVWEEGDADRPLRLEPKTLRVVPWRHASCQVVGELTDHDGSPFPYSPRTVLAKVVERFAAFGLTPCAALEFEFYLVDKALNRDGFAMLPHLDRLGRPAREGEVWTHETLDDFDDFFERVEQWCDQQGLPYKGVVSEYSPGQFEVNLGHGTDMLQVADEGIMFKRLIKAAARASGHRATFMAKPFPEMAGSGFHVHVSLLDRDGRNVFSEVEGGEATMKRCIAGMQRLLGPSMLALAPNANSYRRFRLLSYAPTTGTWGWNNRTVAFRIPAGSAKARRIEHRVAGADANPYLVLASVLAGILDGLEKGGDPGRPVVGNAYEQIPASIPITWEDAIEAMENKSPLHDYFGAEFCRVYSTCRDVERERFVMRITPTEYEWYLSMV, encoded by the coding sequence ATGCACCCGCTCGTCCAGACCTTTTTCGACGAACACCCGCTGGTCGAACATGCCGACCTGCTCCTGCCCGACCTCGTGGGGATCCCCCGCGGCAAGCGGATCCCGAAGGCTGACCTGCTCTCGGCGCTGGAGGGCGGCTCGATCTTCACCAGTTCGCTCTACAGCCTGGACACGACCGGCTCCAACGTCGACCGCTCCGGCCTGGTCTGGGAAGAGGGCGATGCCGACCGGCCGCTCCGCCTGGAGCCGAAGACCCTCCGGGTGGTGCCCTGGCGCCACGCCTCCTGCCAGGTGGTGGGCGAGCTTACCGATCATGACGGCAGCCCGTTCCCGTATAGCCCGCGCACGGTCCTGGCCAAGGTGGTGGAGCGGTTCGCGGCCTTCGGGCTTACGCCCTGCGCCGCCCTGGAGTTCGAGTTCTACCTGGTCGACAAGGCGCTGAACCGCGACGGGTTCGCGATGCTGCCGCACCTGGACCGGCTGGGCCGGCCGGCCCGTGAGGGCGAGGTCTGGACCCACGAGACCCTGGATGACTTTGACGATTTCTTCGAGCGGGTCGAGCAATGGTGCGACCAGCAGGGGCTGCCCTACAAGGGCGTGGTCTCGGAATACTCGCCCGGCCAGTTCGAGGTGAATCTCGGCCACGGCACCGACATGCTCCAGGTCGCCGATGAAGGGATCATGTTCAAGCGGCTGATCAAGGCCGCGGCGCGCGCATCCGGCCATCGCGCCACCTTCATGGCGAAGCCCTTCCCCGAGATGGCCGGCTCCGGCTTTCACGTCCATGTCAGCCTGCTCGATCGGGACGGCCGCAACGTGTTCAGCGAGGTCGAGGGCGGCGAAGCCACCATGAAGCGCTGCATCGCCGGGATGCAGCGCCTGCTCGGCCCCTCCATGCTGGCCCTGGCGCCGAACGCCAACAGCTACCGGCGCTTCCGGCTGCTTTCCTACGCGCCGACCACCGGAACCTGGGGCTGGAACAACCGCACCGTGGCGTTCCGGATCCCGGCCGGCTCGGCCAAGGCCCGGCGGATCGAGCACCGGGTCGCCGGGGCGGACGCCAACCCGTACCTGGTGCTGGCCTCGGTCCTGGCCGGAATCCTGGACGGGCTGGAGAAGGGCGGCGATCCGGGCAGGCCCGTGGTCGGCAACGCGTATGAGCAGATCCCCGCCTCAATCCCGATCACCTGGGAGGACGCGATCGAGGCGATGGAAAACAAGTCGCCCCTGCACGACTATTTCGGCGCGGAGTTCTGCCGGGTGTACTCGACCTGCCGCGACGTCGAGCGGGAACGCTTCGTGATGCGGATCACGCCGACCGAGTACGAGTGGTATCTGTCGATGGTCTAA
- the trxA gene encoding thioredoxin — MGVQKTTDVEFDTDVLKAQTPVLVDFWAEWCGPCRSIAPHLEDLQNELDGKIQVVKVNIDENPLTPTKYGVRGIPTLMIFKDGELAATRVGAMPKSKLVEWVHDSI, encoded by the coding sequence ATGGGCGTACAAAAGACGACCGACGTCGAGTTCGACACCGATGTGCTGAAGGCGCAGACGCCGGTCCTGGTCGACTTCTGGGCGGAATGGTGCGGCCCCTGCCGCTCGATCGCGCCGCACCTGGAAGATCTGCAGAACGAGCTGGACGGAAAGATCCAGGTCGTGAAGGTCAACATCGACGAGAACCCCCTCACCCCAACCAAGTACGGCGTGCGCGGCATCCCGACCCTGATGATCTTCAAGGACGGCGAGCTGGCTGCAACCCGGGTCGGTGCGATGCCGAAGTCCAAGCTGGTCGAGTGGGTGCACGACAGCATCTGA
- a CDS encoding aminoglycoside phosphotransferase family protein, producing the protein MSRPERLSDFLAGTAWAGARRQPLTGDASLRRYERLQDGPSPALLVDAPPPEDTALFVRMAGWLRDQGLLAPTIHQADEEAGFLVVEDLGDSLLAQLCHARPEQEKPLYTSACDELLRLQRARVPAFLPAYDDDFFLFEIGIFTEWAAGSLTETARADLLALWTGILPLARVGADVVIHRDFHALNLIQVGERFALIDFQGARIGPAAYDLISLLVDARRDVADDAAAAVAMRYLETRPELDRDAFAAACAIMAAQRTTKILGLFRRLAKRDGKPAYLDLLPRVQGQLEQALAHPVLAPIRDWHGRHGFGS; encoded by the coding sequence TTGAGCCGCCCCGAACGCCTTTCCGATTTCCTGGCGGGGACGGCCTGGGCCGGCGCACGCCGGCAACCGCTGACCGGCGACGCCTCGCTGCGCCGCTACGAGCGGCTGCAGGACGGCCCCTCGCCGGCCCTGCTGGTCGATGCGCCCCCGCCGGAGGACACGGCGTTGTTCGTCCGGATGGCCGGCTGGCTGCGGGACCAGGGCCTGCTGGCGCCGACGATCCACCAGGCCGATGAGGAAGCGGGCTTCCTGGTCGTGGAGGACCTGGGCGACAGCCTGCTGGCTCAGCTGTGCCATGCCCGGCCGGAACAGGAGAAGCCTCTATACACCAGCGCCTGCGACGAACTGCTGCGACTGCAGCGGGCCAGGGTACCGGCCTTCCTGCCGGCCTACGACGACGACTTCTTCCTGTTCGAGATCGGGATCTTCACCGAGTGGGCGGCCGGGAGCCTGACGGAAACGGCACGCGCCGATCTGCTGGCGCTCTGGACCGGGATTCTGCCGCTCGCCCGGGTCGGCGCGGACGTGGTGATCCACCGGGACTTCCACGCGCTCAACCTGATCCAGGTCGGCGAGCGGTTCGCCCTGATCGACTTCCAGGGCGCGCGGATCGGGCCCGCCGCCTACGACCTGATCTCGCTGCTGGTCGACGCCCGGCGGGACGTCGCCGACGACGCGGCTGCGGCTGTTGCGATGCGCTACCTGGAAACGCGGCCGGAACTGGACCGGGACGCCTTCGCCGCCGCCTGCGCCATCATGGCCGCGCAACGGACCACCAAGATCCTGGGCCTGTTCCGCCGGCTGGCGAAGCGCGACGGCAAACCGGCCTATCTGGACCTCCTGCCAAGGGTGCAGGGCCAGCTCGAACAGGCGCTGGCCCATCCGGTGCTGGCGCCGATCCGGGACTGGCATGGACGCCACGGGTTCGGTAGCTGA
- the addB gene encoding double-strand break repair protein AddB, producing the protein MSLWTIPFTTAFLPALVCGLDAMFGERLEEALILLPSRRAVLALREALRPADGSTRLCPRIQPIGEVEEDALLLDPLSALDLPPAIDPVRRRLLLARLVRKVEEASGHTPNVDRSMRLAGDLARFLDELQTEEIEPGGLERLVPEDLAEHWQRTLAFLKILEQAWPDLLAAEGRVDPARRRRLLLEAQVRNWQEQPPAFPVIVAGVTGTIPAVARLMETVAALPEGHLVLQGFDSHAPAAATPTHPLAPLATLLERIGADPAEVRPWPGARAARPRELLARRIGEVLPDGDDLPAAAIQGLTIETWREPAAAAVSTALHLRQAMEEPDRTAALVTTDRNFARRVAIELSRYGIVVDDSAGTPLDQTPPGSLLLLAAHAAVEAFPPAALLALLKHPLTRGGSDQGRFRRMVRALERGVLRGPRPAGGLDGILAMLRDPDSRWSAPVAPEVLAEWFGGFAAAAAPLAELLSASEPAPPAEVLRRHLALVRWLTTDEDGSDAEFFAREAGAEIAQFLPRLEAALVDEDPMPPSAWPALLAVLMAEIPVRPRRPRHPRIAIRGRFEARLLDADRVVVAGLDEGAWPEDTDAGPWLNRAMRQTLGLPPVDAKIGVAGHDLLGQFAAEELVLVRSRRDPTGSPTTPSRFLVRLEAALRGPDLLAQAQAGPERAALVEQLDASHPATRRIERPRPQPRRSARPTEIWATEVETLLDDPYLFYVKKILGLRELEPVDAQAGAAERGNAVHHAMEAYVRAWPDLLPAAPLEELRTQGMAAFARFAHYPQVTALWWPRFLRAAEMVVQAEVARRCEGIQVLAERSGAWPVLLGERRVELKAKADRLERLPDGRVRIVDYKTGQIPSARDVAGLRRPQILIEGLIARNGRFGHLANCEVAELALWSLAGRGAFDTTLSDDLATCLDQLEENIVRLLAWFDDPANPFVAVAKAEVARRQDGYDHLSRVAEWTAEPERPAGTEDLP; encoded by the coding sequence ATGAGCCTCTGGACCATTCCCTTCACCACCGCGTTCCTGCCTGCCCTGGTGTGCGGGCTGGATGCCATGTTCGGCGAACGGCTGGAGGAGGCCCTGATCCTGCTTCCTTCCCGGCGCGCCGTGCTTGCCCTCCGCGAGGCGCTGCGCCCAGCCGATGGTTCCACGCGGCTGTGCCCGCGCATTCAGCCGATCGGCGAGGTCGAGGAGGATGCCCTCCTGCTGGATCCGCTGAGCGCGCTCGATTTGCCTCCGGCGATCGACCCGGTCCGGCGCCGGCTCCTCCTCGCGCGCCTCGTGCGCAAGGTGGAGGAAGCCTCCGGGCACACCCCCAACGTCGATCGCTCGATGCGGCTGGCCGGCGACCTCGCCCGCTTCCTGGACGAACTGCAGACCGAGGAGATCGAGCCCGGCGGCCTGGAGCGGCTCGTGCCGGAAGACCTGGCCGAACACTGGCAGCGCACGCTCGCCTTCCTCAAGATCCTGGAACAGGCATGGCCGGACCTGCTGGCCGCCGAGGGCCGGGTCGATCCGGCCAGGCGCCGGCGCCTCCTGCTGGAGGCGCAGGTGCGCAACTGGCAGGAGCAGCCGCCCGCCTTCCCGGTGATCGTGGCCGGGGTGACCGGCACCATCCCGGCGGTGGCGCGGCTGATGGAGACCGTGGCCGCCCTGCCCGAAGGCCATCTGGTGCTGCAGGGGTTCGACAGCCATGCGCCGGCTGCGGCCACGCCGACCCATCCTCTGGCGCCGCTGGCGACGCTGCTGGAGCGGATCGGCGCAGATCCCGCCGAGGTACGGCCCTGGCCGGGCGCCAGAGCAGCCAGGCCACGCGAGCTTCTCGCCAGGCGTATCGGCGAGGTCCTGCCCGACGGCGACGATCTTCCCGCCGCTGCGATCCAGGGACTGACCATCGAGACCTGGCGCGAGCCGGCCGCAGCGGCGGTGTCGACGGCGCTGCACCTCCGCCAGGCAATGGAGGAGCCGGACCGGACCGCCGCCCTGGTCACCACCGACCGCAACTTCGCCCGCCGGGTCGCGATCGAGCTCTCCCGCTACGGGATCGTGGTCGACGACAGCGCCGGCACGCCTCTCGACCAGACGCCTCCCGGCAGCCTCCTGCTGCTGGCCGCCCATGCCGCCGTGGAGGCGTTCCCGCCCGCGGCTCTGCTGGCGCTGCTCAAGCACCCGCTGACCCGGGGCGGCAGCGACCAGGGCCGCTTCCGGCGGATGGTGCGGGCGCTGGAGCGGGGCGTACTGCGCGGGCCTCGCCCGGCCGGCGGGCTGGACGGCATCCTGGCGATGCTGCGGGACCCGGACAGCCGCTGGTCCGCACCGGTGGCGCCTGAGGTCCTGGCGGAGTGGTTCGGCGGGTTCGCCGCGGCGGCAGCTCCCCTGGCCGAACTGCTGAGCGCATCCGAACCGGCTCCGCCTGCCGAGGTGCTGCGCCGCCATCTGGCCTTGGTGCGCTGGCTCACCACCGACGAGGACGGCAGCGACGCTGAGTTCTTCGCGCGTGAGGCCGGCGCCGAGATCGCCCAGTTCCTGCCGAGGCTGGAAGCGGCCTTAGTGGACGAGGACCCAATGCCGCCCTCGGCTTGGCCGGCGCTCCTGGCGGTCCTGATGGCGGAGATCCCGGTGCGTCCGCGCAGGCCGCGCCACCCGCGCATCGCGATCCGCGGGCGCTTCGAGGCACGCCTGCTCGACGCGGACCGGGTGGTGGTGGCCGGCCTGGACGAAGGTGCCTGGCCGGAGGACACCGATGCCGGCCCATGGCTGAACCGGGCGATGCGGCAGACCCTGGGCCTGCCGCCGGTGGACGCGAAGATCGGCGTGGCCGGACACGACCTGCTGGGCCAGTTCGCCGCGGAGGAACTTGTCCTGGTGCGCTCCAGGCGGGATCCTACCGGGAGCCCGACCACGCCATCGCGCTTCCTGGTACGGCTGGAGGCAGCCCTGCGCGGGCCGGACCTGCTGGCCCAGGCGCAGGCCGGCCCAGAACGCGCGGCGCTGGTGGAGCAGCTTGATGCCAGCCATCCGGCGACCCGGCGAATCGAGCGGCCCCGGCCGCAGCCGCGCCGCTCGGCGAGGCCCACCGAGATCTGGGCCACCGAGGTCGAGACCCTGCTGGACGATCCCTATCTCTTCTACGTCAAGAAGATCCTGGGCCTGCGCGAGCTGGAGCCGGTGGACGCGCAGGCGGGCGCGGCCGAGCGCGGCAACGCCGTGCATCATGCCATGGAGGCGTACGTGCGCGCCTGGCCGGACCTGCTGCCGGCAGCCCCCTTGGAGGAATTGCGCACCCAGGGCATGGCCGCCTTCGCCCGGTTCGCCCACTATCCCCAGGTGACGGCGCTGTGGTGGCCGCGCTTCCTGCGCGCGGCAGAGATGGTGGTGCAGGCGGAGGTCGCCCGCCGCTGCGAGGGCATCCAGGTCCTGGCCGAGCGCAGCGGTGCCTGGCCGGTCCTGCTCGGCGAGCGGCGGGTCGAGCTGAAGGCCAAGGCCGACCGCCTGGAGCGTCTTCCCGATGGCCGGGTCAGGATCGTCGACTACAAGACCGGCCAGATCCCATCGGCGAGGGACGTGGCCGGGCTCCGCCGCCCGCAGATCCTGATCGAGGGGCTGATCGCCCGCAACGGCCGGTTCGGCCATCTGGCCAACTGCGAGGTCGCCGAACTGGCGCTCTGGAGCCTGGCCGGGCGCGGTGCCTTCGACACGACCCTGAGCGACGACCTCGCGACCTGCCTGGACCAGCTGGAAGAGAACATCGTCCGGCTGCTGGCCTGGTTCGACGATCCTGCCAATCCGTTCGTCGCGGTGGCCAAGGCCGAGGTCGCGCGCCGCCAGGATGGCTACGATCACCTGTCCCGGGTCGCGGAATGGACCGCGGAGCCGGAGCGGCCGGCCGGTACCGAGGACCTGCCATGA
- the addA gene encoding double-strand break repair helicase AddA, with product MSWKLPPPPTPAQRDAADPTCSVWVTANAGTGKTRVLADRVLRLLLAGSPPDTILGLTFTKAAAAEMIERIEARLAAWSGAAEPELVADLEGVLGRAPTRDEIRGARGLFDRVLDLPSGLSISTIHSLASSLLRRFPLEAGVSPHFSVIDERTAAERLAAAKAALFEAASVEGSAMAKVVGRLAERFADQTIDDAISEVIRLRRHLLELGGGDSGTDRILAAVAKALGAGRSRTELLVQACADAAFERNGLLKVQAALATGSKLYLARAERLDSWLKAADAGARAAGWSAYARAWTTADGGPIKDMLTAAMKKADLALAEHCRVEQERVLAVQEELVALECAEVTGAVLAAGMFAIAHAEQQKAFEGELDYDDLIALAGRLLADSSVRDWVLYKLDARIDHVLVDEAQDTSPAQWAIIERLVEDFFTGETAGGRNRTLFVVGDEKQSIYGFQGADLASLQEVRARLEARAAGAGRPIRTVVLDTSFRSTEAVLEVVDQVFLAEDARPGVMADNLVMRHATSRGGAPGLVGVWPLAPGDDRMTYDPWQPGTRPDLVETGQQKVASAIATFIQNSLARRLPLDSSGQQLRAQEFLVLVRKRGRIQDLVIRALKRRGIPVAGADRFTLVEHLAVRDLLALGAVLALPEDDLSLACVLKSPLIELSEDDLFALAHDRGKTSLIERLRAFAESGGERFAQAYGRLREWIRRADFMPPYELFCHVLGTSGARERFVERMGREVVEPLEAFLGECLAYERGHPASLSGFLHWLAASDAQLKRDPESARDEVRVLTVHGSKGLEAPVVILADAGPGGGGRQGSLIRDPESGLVFLRGSKGSRPPLVERLVEAEARRDEEEARRLLYVALTRARDRLYLAGWGEESDKGEPSWHGRVRAALEAAGGAERGVDAVGALLGGEVLTRRRGDPGPPVAVPAEVRAAATAMPEPSWLRTSARAEPATARSLAPSRAGGDDPPARGAGLAARAFGLHAHRLLQILPELDETQRDPALDRYLARVATDLEPDMQERLREQVLAVLAHPDLRPLFGPGSRAEQAITGTIAGVAVNGQIDRLAIGIDAIHLVDFKTARLPPDRVEDTPVAYLRQLSAYAALLERRFPNRPIHASLVWTDTLSVVPLPVELLRRHLPVPLDAGLP from the coding sequence ATGAGCTGGAAGCTGCCGCCGCCGCCCACGCCCGCCCAACGCGACGCCGCGGATCCCACCTGCTCGGTCTGGGTCACCGCCAACGCGGGCACCGGCAAGACCCGCGTGCTGGCCGACCGGGTCCTGCGCCTGCTGCTGGCCGGCAGCCCGCCCGACACGATCCTGGGCCTGACCTTCACCAAGGCGGCCGCCGCGGAGATGATCGAACGAATCGAGGCGCGTCTGGCCGCCTGGTCGGGGGCTGCCGAACCGGAACTTGTCGCGGACCTGGAGGGGGTGCTCGGCCGCGCGCCGACCAGGGACGAGATCAGGGGCGCCCGTGGCCTGTTCGACCGTGTGCTGGACCTTCCGTCCGGCCTGTCGATCTCGACCATCCACAGCCTCGCCTCCTCGCTCCTGCGCCGGTTCCCCCTGGAAGCCGGTGTGTCGCCGCATTTCTCGGTGATCGACGAGCGGACCGCTGCGGAGCGGCTCGCGGCCGCCAAGGCGGCGCTGTTTGAAGCCGCGTCGGTCGAGGGGTCGGCCATGGCGAAGGTGGTGGGCAGGCTGGCCGAGCGGTTCGCCGACCAGACTATCGACGACGCGATCTCCGAGGTGATCCGGCTGCGACGCCACCTCCTCGAACTGGGCGGCGGTGACAGCGGGACCGACCGGATCCTGGCTGCGGTGGCCAAGGCACTCGGCGCCGGCCGAAGCCGCACGGAACTTCTCGTCCAGGCCTGCGCCGATGCGGCGTTTGAGCGGAATGGGCTTCTCAAGGTCCAGGCGGCGCTGGCGACCGGGAGCAAGCTCTACCTGGCGCGGGCGGAGCGGCTGGACAGCTGGCTGAAGGCGGCCGATGCCGGTGCGCGAGCAGCAGGCTGGAGCGCCTATGCCCGGGCCTGGACCACGGCGGACGGCGGCCCGATCAAGGACATGCTCACGGCCGCCATGAAGAAGGCCGACCTGGCGCTGGCCGAGCACTGCCGGGTGGAGCAGGAACGGGTCCTGGCCGTCCAGGAGGAACTGGTTGCCCTGGAATGCGCCGAGGTCACCGGGGCGGTGCTGGCCGCCGGGATGTTCGCCATCGCCCATGCCGAACAACAGAAGGCGTTCGAGGGCGAGCTGGACTATGACGACCTGATCGCGCTCGCGGGCCGCCTCCTGGCCGACAGCTCGGTGCGCGACTGGGTGCTCTACAAGCTGGACGCCCGGATCGACCATGTGCTGGTCGACGAGGCGCAGGACACCAGCCCCGCGCAATGGGCAATCATCGAGCGGCTGGTCGAGGATTTCTTCACCGGCGAGACCGCGGGCGGGCGCAACCGGACGCTGTTCGTGGTCGGCGACGAGAAGCAGTCGATCTACGGCTTCCAGGGCGCCGACCTGGCTTCCCTGCAGGAGGTGCGCGCCCGGCTGGAGGCCAGGGCGGCCGGCGCCGGCCGGCCGATCCGCACGGTGGTCCTGGACACCTCGTTCCGCTCCACCGAGGCGGTGCTGGAGGTGGTCGACCAGGTGTTCCTGGCCGAGGATGCTCGTCCGGGCGTCATGGCGGATAACCTGGTCATGCGCCATGCCACCAGCCGGGGCGGTGCGCCCGGCCTGGTGGGCGTCTGGCCGCTGGCTCCCGGCGACGACCGGATGACCTACGATCCCTGGCAGCCGGGCACGCGGCCAGACCTGGTGGAGACCGGGCAGCAGAAGGTCGCCAGCGCGATTGCGACCTTCATCCAGAACAGCCTGGCGAGGCGCCTGCCGCTGGATTCGTCGGGCCAGCAGCTGCGTGCCCAGGAATTCCTGGTGCTGGTGCGCAAGCGTGGCCGGATCCAGGACCTGGTGATCCGGGCCCTGAAGCGGCGCGGCATCCCGGTGGCGGGTGCCGACCGGTTCACCCTGGTCGAGCATCTGGCGGTGCGCGACCTGCTGGCGCTGGGCGCGGTACTGGCGCTGCCCGAGGATGACCTCTCGCTCGCCTGCGTGCTGAAGAGCCCGCTGATCGAGCTCTCCGAGGACGACCTGTTCGCGCTGGCCCATGATCGTGGCAAGACCAGCCTGATCGAGCGGCTGCGCGCCTTCGCCGAAAGCGGCGGCGAGCGGTTTGCCCAAGCCTATGGCCGGTTGCGCGAGTGGATCCGCCGGGCCGACTTCATGCCCCCTTATGAGCTGTTCTGCCACGTCCTGGGCACCAGCGGGGCGCGCGAGCGCTTTGTCGAGCGGATGGGGCGCGAGGTGGTCGAGCCGCTTGAGGCATTCTTGGGCGAATGTCTTGCCTACGAGCGTGGGCACCCAGCCTCGCTGTCCGGCTTCCTGCACTGGCTGGCCGCCTCCGATGCGCAACTCAAGCGCGACCCGGAATCGGCCCGCGACGAGGTCCGGGTGCTCACCGTGCACGGCTCCAAGGGCCTGGAGGCCCCGGTGGTGATCCTGGCCGATGCCGGACCGGGCGGCGGCGGCCGCCAGGGAAGCCTGATCCGCGACCCGGAAAGCGGGCTGGTCTTCCTGCGCGGCAGCAAGGGCAGCCGGCCGCCGCTGGTGGAGCGGCTGGTCGAGGCCGAGGCCCGACGCGACGAGGAGGAAGCCCGGCGGCTGCTCTATGTGGCGCTGACCCGGGCGCGCGACCGGCTCTACCTGGCCGGCTGGGGCGAGGAGAGCGACAAGGGCGAGCCTTCCTGGCATGGCCGGGTTCGCGCCGCCCTGGAGGCAGCCGGCGGCGCCGAGCGCGGCGTCGACGCCGTGGGCGCGCTGCTGGGCGGGGAGGTGCTGACAAGGCGGCGCGGTGACCCGGGACCGCCCGTGGCGGTCCCTGCGGAGGTTCGGGCCGCGGCGACGGCCATGCCGGAGCCGTCCTGGCTGCGCACCAGCGCCCGAGCCGAGCCTGCCACCGCCCGCAGCCTGGCGCCATCCCGTGCGGGTGGCGACGATCCGCCGGCGCGAGGTGCCGGGCTGGCGGCGCGGGCATTCGGCCTGCATGCCCACCGGCTGCTGCAGATCCTGCCCGAACTGGACGAAACACAGCGCGACCCGGCCCTGGACCGCTACCTCGCCCGGGTGGCCACCGACCTGGAGCCGGACATGCAGGAGCGGCTGCGCGAGCAGGTCCTGGCCGTGCTGGCCCATCCCGACCTGCGCCCGCTGTTCGGGCCAGGCTCCCGGGCCGAGCAGGCGATCACCGGGACGATCGCGGGCGTGGCGGTCAACGGCCAGATCGACCGGCTCGCGATCGGCATCGACGCGATCCACCTGGTCGATTTCAAGACGGCGCGCCTGCCGCCGGACCGGGTCGAGGACACGCCTGTCGCCTATCTGCGCCAGCTTTCCGCCTATGCGGCCCTGCTGGAGCGGCGCTTCCCGAATCGGCCGATCCACGCCTCCCTGGTCTGGACCGACACGCTCTCGGTGGTCCCGCTGCCGGTAGAGCTGCTCCGTCGTCACCTGCCAGTCCCGCTGGACGCGGGTCTGCCATGA
- the ahcY gene encoding adenosylhomocysteinase: MAQFTDYKVADIGLAAWGLREILLAEKEMPGLMALRAEYGDSQPLKGARIAGSLHMTTETAVLIRTLKHLGASIRWSSCNIFSTQDQAAAAIAAEGVPVFAWKGETEEEYEWCLRQTIKGPDGWTPNMILDDGGDLTLVMHNEYPELMKEVRGISEETTTGVHRLYDMAKAGKLLVPAINVNDSVTKSKFDNLYGCRESLVDGIKRATGLMMAGKVAVVAGFGDVGKGSAESLRSQGARVVVTEIDPICALQAAMQGYQVLTMDEAAPLGDIFVTATGNIDVITIDHMRAMKDSAVVCNIGHFDSEIQVAALQNYKWEEVKPQVDEIEFPDGKRIVLLAKGRLVNLGCAKGHPAFVMSASFTNQVLAQIELWQNADKYENKVYTLPKHLDEKVAGLHLEKLGVKLTKLNEQQAAYIGVTQQGPFKPEHYRY; encoded by the coding sequence ATGGCTCAGTTCACCGATTACAAGGTCGCCGACATCGGCCTCGCCGCCTGGGGTCTGCGCGAGATCCTGCTCGCCGAGAAGGAGATGCCCGGCCTGATGGCGCTGCGCGCCGAGTACGGCGACAGCCAGCCGCTGAAAGGTGCGCGGATCGCCGGCTCCCTGCACATGACCACCGAAACGGCGGTGCTGATCCGCACGCTCAAGCATCTGGGCGCGTCGATCCGCTGGTCCTCCTGCAACATCTTCTCCACCCAGGACCAGGCCGCCGCGGCGATCGCCGCCGAGGGCGTGCCGGTGTTCGCCTGGAAGGGCGAGACCGAGGAAGAATACGAGTGGTGCCTGCGCCAGACCATCAAGGGTCCGGACGGGTGGACGCCGAACATGATCCTGGATGACGGCGGCGACCTCACCCTGGTCATGCACAACGAGTACCCGGAGCTCATGAAGGAGGTGCGCGGCATCTCCGAGGAGACCACCACCGGCGTGCACCGTCTCTACGACATGGCCAAGGCCGGCAAGCTGCTGGTCCCCGCCATCAACGTGAACGACAGCGTCACCAAGTCGAAGTTCGACAACCTGTACGGCTGCCGCGAGTCGCTGGTCGACGGGATCAAGCGCGCCACCGGGCTGATGATGGCCGGCAAGGTCGCGGTGGTGGCCGGCTTCGGTGACGTCGGCAAGGGCTCGGCCGAGAGCCTGCGCTCGCAGGGTGCTCGTGTGGTCGTCACCGAGATCGACCCGATCTGCGCGCTGCAGGCGGCGATGCAGGGCTACCAGGTCCTGACCATGGATGAGGCGGCGCCGCTCGGCGACATCTTCGTCACCGCGACCGGCAACATCGACGTGATCACCATCGACCACATGCGGGCGATGAAGGACTCGGCGGTGGTCTGCAACATCGGCCACTTCGACTCCGAGATCCAGGTCGCGGCGCTGCAGAACTACAAGTGGGAGGAGGTCAAGCCGCAGGTCGACGAGATCGAGTTCCCCGACGGCAAGCGGATCGTGCTGCTCGCCAAGGGCCGGCTGGTCAATCTCGGCTGCGCCAAGGGCCACCCGGCCTTCGTGATGTCGGCGTCCTTCACCAACCAGGTGCTGGCGCAGATCGAGCTCTGGCAGAATGCCGACAAGTACGAGAACAAGGTCTACACCCTGCCCAAGCATCTCGACGAGAAGGTCGCCGGGCTGCACCTCGAGAAGCTGGGCGTGAAGCTCACCAAGCTCAACGAGCAGCAGGCAGCCTATATCGGCGTGACCCAGCAGGGCCCGTTCAAGCCCGAGCACTATCGCTACTGA